One part of the Lotus japonicus ecotype B-129 chromosome 2, LjGifu_v1.2 genome encodes these proteins:
- the LOC130738454 gene encoding ATP-dependent Clp protease ATP-binding subunit CLPT1, chloroplastic-like yields MKAYCCPLPIHPNPPHKTSLFTPMASIPTFSSLTTISPHSNPNHHHHSCTLPLTSLFGTRITLHRPASSRSLHLNTNCRATSATVSFSLPTPKPQPDAPEKVPKWSARSIKSFAMGELEARKLKYPTTGTEALLMGILVEGTSKAAKFLRANGITLFKVRDETVELLGKSDMYFFSPEHPPLTEPARKALDWAIDEKLKSGGEGEINVAHLLLGIWSQKESAGQQILAGLGFNDEKAKELAKSVDGDIDLSYRRTA; encoded by the exons ATGAAAGCCTATTGTTGCCCACTCCCCATTCATCCAAACCCACCTCACAAAACCTCCCTCTTCACTCCAATGGCTTCCATTCCcaccttctcttctctcaccaCAATCTCTCCCCATTCAAAccccaaccaccaccaccactcttgcACACTCCCTCTCACCTCTCTCTTCGGAACCAGAATCACCCTCCACCGCCCCGCCTCCTCTCGTTCCCTTCATCTCAACACCAATTGCCGCGCAACCTCAGCAACGGTGTCGTTTAGCCTCCCCACCCC GAAACCTCAACCGGATGCACCTGAGAAAGTTCCAAA GTGGTCGGCGAGGTCGATAAAGTCGTTTGCAATGGGGGAATTGGAAGCGAGGAAGCTCAAGTATCCTACCACAGGAACTGAGGCACTTCTCATGGGGATTTTAGTTGAAG GAACAAGTAAAGCTGCAAAATTCTTAAGAGCCAATGGAATTACTCTTTTCAAAGTACGTGATGAAACGGTAGAGCTACTTGGGAAATCTGACATGTATTTCTTCAGTCCAGAACATCCTCCTTTGACTGAACCCGCTCGGAAAGCCCTTGATTGGGCAATTGATGAGAAATTAAAGTCAG GTGGAGAAGGGGAAATAAACGTGGCTCATTTACTTCTAGGAATTTGGTCACAAAAAGAATCAGCAGGTCAACAGATCTTGGCCGGTCTAGGTTTcaatgatgaaaaagccaaagaaCTTGCAAAATCA GTTGATGGAGATATTGACTTGAGTTACAGGAGAACAGCATAG